In Fervidobacterium nodosum Rt17-B1, one genomic interval encodes:
- a CDS encoding carbohydrate ABC transporter permease, with the protein MSKKRIKILKVTNFYVLSTIIVIIWMTPFIITFLTAFKSMDDIFMNPNVWSPPSKWNFENFKIAWTESKMQRYFFNTFIVASISTLGALFLSSLSAFALSWYEFKLKKFLIIVFVTGMLIPFQMLLIPVYSFSLKTHLYDTLTGVILFHIAFQIGFCTFFLRNFMITIPTSLFEAAKIDGANDFTIYRKIILPLLKPAVAALGILEFTWIWNDYLWSLILLQTDAKKTVTIGLTSLQGQWISSWNIIAAGSIIAAIVPIVVFIIFQKYFIQGLTMGSVKG; encoded by the coding sequence ATGAGTAAAAAGCGCATTAAAATTTTAAAAGTAACAAATTTTTATGTCCTCTCAACTATAATCGTTATCATATGGATGACACCTTTTATAATAACGTTTTTAACCGCTTTCAAGAGTATGGATGATATATTTATGAATCCAAACGTCTGGTCGCCACCATCGAAGTGGAATTTTGAAAATTTCAAAATCGCTTGGACTGAGAGCAAGATGCAAAGATACTTTTTTAACACCTTCATAGTCGCATCAATTTCTACGCTTGGCGCTTTGTTTTTGTCAAGTTTATCCGCTTTCGCGCTGTCTTGGTATGAGTTCAAGCTGAAGAAGTTCTTGATTATCGTTTTCGTAACTGGAATGTTGATACCTTTCCAGATGTTATTGATACCAGTTTATTCATTCTCGTTAAAAACTCATCTTTACGATACACTCACAGGTGTTATACTCTTTCACATCGCTTTTCAAATAGGTTTTTGTACGTTCTTTTTAAGAAATTTCATGATTACTATCCCCACAAGTTTGTTTGAAGCAGCTAAAATTGATGGTGCAAACGATTTTACTATTTACAGAAAAATAATTCTTCCACTTTTGAAACCGGCTGTCGCGGCTTTGGGAATTTTGGAGTTCACATGGATTTGGAACGATTACCTTTGGTCTCTTATCTTGCTCCAAACTGATGCAAAAAAAACTGTAACGATAGGCCTAACTTCATTGCAAGGCCAGTGGATTAGTAGCTGGAATATAATCGCTGCCGGTTCAATAATCGCCGCAATTGTACCTATTGTCGTGTTTATAATCTTTCAAAAGTACTTCATACAAGGTCTTACGATGGGAAGCGTGAAAGGTTAA
- a CDS encoding RnfABCDGE type electron transport complex subunit D: protein MVEKISKFFQKQPMMRKMLWALLFVFIFSVFAYGFKVIWLGIWVFTTGVFVEYLFEKQKRKPVSEAVLVTCMLFLLSLPPNTPFWVAMIGIAFGVAFGKEVYGGFGRNIFNPAIVGRLFIYITFPNYMTMGWVKPSLFGTDAVSSATPLALMRQGESLNVLNLLTGWRAGSIGEGPILIILAAAVYLIVTKTASWRLMISTYFSAAALTFLLDVFNVPKALPTIPAILSGSLVFISVFMATEPITAPKKIRSQWIYGIIIGTTGVIIRTFSLFSEGWSFAILMGNLFAPLLDEVIKDKKKKAPVQGQTKKVEA from the coding sequence ATGGTGGAGAAGATTTCAAAGTTTTTCCAAAAACAGCCCATGATGCGTAAAATGCTCTGGGCTTTGTTGTTTGTATTTATTTTTTCCGTTTTCGCTTATGGTTTTAAGGTTATCTGGTTAGGTATTTGGGTATTTACAACTGGTGTATTCGTCGAATACCTTTTCGAAAAGCAGAAAAGAAAGCCTGTTAGTGAGGCTGTTTTGGTCACTTGTATGCTTTTCTTACTTTCGCTACCACCGAACACTCCATTCTGGGTGGCTATGATTGGTATCGCTTTTGGTGTAGCCTTCGGTAAAGAAGTATACGGTGGATTTGGAAGAAATATATTTAACCCTGCCATAGTTGGAAGGCTTTTTATCTATATAACTTTTCCTAATTATATGACAATGGGATGGGTAAAACCTTCTTTATTCGGAACGGATGCCGTATCTTCAGCAACCCCACTTGCTCTTATGAGACAAGGAGAGAGTTTGAATGTATTGAATTTGCTAACAGGTTGGCGAGCAGGTTCGATTGGAGAAGGTCCAATTTTGATTATTCTCGCTGCAGCTGTTTACCTTATAGTTACAAAGACAGCAAGTTGGCGATTGATGATTTCAACATATTTTTCAGCCGCTGCTCTGACTTTTCTATTAGACGTATTTAACGTTCCAAAAGCTCTTCCAACCATTCCTGCAATACTCTCAGGTAGTCTTGTCTTTATATCTGTTTTCATGGCAACTGAGCCTATCACAGCGCCAAAGAAGATACGCTCACAGTGGATTTACGGGATAATAATAGGTACCACAGGTGTTATAATCAGGACTTTCTCTCTATTCTCAGAAGGTTGGAGCTTTGCAATATTGATGGGTAATCTTTTCGCACCACTTTTGGATGAGGTAATTAAAGATAAGAAGAAAAAAGCTCCCGTCCAAGGCCAAACAAAGAAGGTGGAAGCATGA
- a CDS encoding FMN-binding protein, with protein sequence MKFDRESKVYTVVFTLIITFVFVFVLSWLNTVTSSMVKKNQEIFKIKAVLNAMEIGYTTNDEAISKFKDTVTTEKKDGYELFKANVNGKEVYAIVFNGSGLWGNISGVLAVNSDVSEIVGIDFISQSETPGLGGRIEESWFKNQFRGEKVVNNGIIVSTTKAPDSKEDGVVDAITGATLTSKSIEKIIQTYIPILKKLLGVN encoded by the coding sequence ATGAAATTCGATAGGGAGAGCAAAGTTTACACTGTCGTATTCACATTAATTATCACATTTGTGTTTGTTTTCGTTTTATCGTGGTTGAATACCGTCACTTCAAGCATGGTTAAGAAGAATCAAGAAATTTTCAAGATAAAAGCTGTATTGAACGCGATGGAAATTGGTTATACAACAAATGATGAAGCAATTAGCAAATTTAAAGATACTGTGACCACCGAAAAGAAAGACGGTTACGAATTATTCAAAGCAAATGTAAATGGAAAAGAAGTTTACGCTATCGTTTTCAATGGGAGTGGGCTTTGGGGAAATATATCCGGAGTTTTGGCAGTTAATTCAGATGTGTCAGAGATTGTTGGCATTGATTTTATCTCCCAGAGTGAAACGCCAGGTTTAGGTGGTAGGATCGAGGAAAGTTGGTTCAAAAATCAATTCCGTGGTGAGAAAGTTGTGAACAACGGTATTATCGTTTCAACAACAAAGGCGCCTGATTCAAAAGAAGACGGTGTCGTAGATGCCATAACTGGCGCAACGCTCACATCAAAGTCCATAGAAAAGATTATTCAAACATATATTCCTATACTTAAGAAATTGCTGGGGGTGAATTGA
- a CDS encoding NADH:ubiquinone reductase (Na(+)-transporting) subunit D — MANSAEYKKIWKNNIWLENPVIVQILGICSTLAVTNNLRNTLIMTIGVTLVTAFSNFTISAIRNVIPRKVRMITQVLVISFYVIIVDIILRAYVPDVSKALGPYVGLIITNCIIMGRAEAFAQGNTPVISFWDGFTAGLGYMLILVIVALFRELLGFGTVLGFRVLPSSFPAWTIMVMPPSAFFVLASLIWVIRGVQLKKASK, encoded by the coding sequence ATGGCAAACTCAGCTGAATACAAAAAGATATGGAAAAATAACATATGGTTAGAAAACCCCGTTATTGTGCAAATATTGGGTATATGCTCAACATTGGCTGTAACTAATAATCTCAGAAATACATTAATAATGACGATAGGAGTTACGCTTGTTACCGCATTTTCTAACTTCACCATATCCGCTATCAGAAATGTTATACCAAGGAAAGTTAGAATGATAACACAAGTTCTGGTTATTTCATTTTACGTTATTATCGTGGATATAATATTAAGGGCTTACGTACCAGATGTTAGCAAGGCGCTAGGACCGTACGTTGGGCTTATAATCACAAATTGTATTATCATGGGGCGCGCAGAAGCTTTTGCTCAAGGGAATACTCCAGTAATTTCCTTCTGGGATGGATTCACAGCAGGGCTTGGATATATGCTTATACTTGTTATAGTTGCACTCTTTAGAGAATTGTTAGGATTTGGTACTGTGCTTGGTTTTAGAGTCCTACCATCTTCATTCCCAGCTTGGACAATAATGGTTATGCCACCAAGCGCGTTCTTTGTCCTCGCGTCTTTGATTTGGGTTATCAGAGGTGTTCAGTTGAAAAAGGCTTCGAAATGA
- a CDS encoding NADH:ubiquinone reductase (Na(+)-transporting) subunit E produces MVPDINPFVLFFASIFTSNILLTNFLGMCSFISISKDIKSSNGLGLAVTLVMTITTAINWIIEKYVIAPLDLGYLRYILYIIVIAAVVQVLEMIIDRVSPNLYMVLGIFLPLITVNCAILGVALFMQLRNYTFLQSVFFGLGSGMGWWLAIVLLAAIRKKTENAPVPAPLKGVGITLITIGIMAMAFIGFAGMIKVQ; encoded by the coding sequence ATGGTACCTGATATAAATCCCTTTGTATTGTTCTTTGCATCGATTTTTACAAGTAATATTCTTCTTACGAATTTTCTTGGAATGTGTTCGTTTATATCAATTTCGAAGGATATAAAGTCTTCTAACGGCTTAGGTTTAGCGGTAACGCTTGTAATGACGATAACAACAGCCATAAATTGGATTATCGAAAAATACGTTATAGCACCGTTGGATTTAGGTTACTTAAGGTATATACTTTACATCATCGTCATAGCCGCTGTTGTACAAGTGCTTGAGATGATAATTGACAGAGTTTCTCCGAATCTATATATGGTTCTCGGTATCTTCCTTCCGCTGATTACCGTTAACTGTGCAATACTTGGTGTAGCTTTGTTCATGCAATTGAGAAATTATACGTTCTTGCAATCTGTATTTTTTGGGCTTGGCAGTGGCATGGGTTGGTGGCTCGCCATTGTTTTACTTGCGGCAATTAGAAAAAAGACGGAAAATGCTCCCGTTCCAGCACCGCTTAAAGGCGTTGGAATTACACTTATCACAATTGGCATTATGGCAATGGCTTTCATAGGTTTCGCTGGAATGATTAAAGTACAATAG
- a CDS encoding NADH:ubiquinone reductase (Na(+)-transporting) subunit F, whose amino-acid sequence MTLLIAPIVVSLISGGLALVIAIVDGIVNNYGEVDIDINDGKKVLKVKGGAPLLQTLSSQGIFVPSACGGRGSCGACKVKVLSDVGPHLPTELPYMSKEEIQQNIRLSCQIKLKKPIKIYLPEELFNIRKFKGIVESLKDVTYDIKELRIRLVEPNEINFKAGQYVQLVIPPYENVKESTQRAYSISSAPSDKNHVELLIRLVPGGIATTYVHKYMKEGDVVEVVGPFGEFYMRDTNADMVMVAGGSGMAPIKSIILDMLERGITNRNVWYFFGARSKRDLYYVEMFREIEKKWPNFHFIPALSDPLPEDNWDGETGLITNVLDKYLQTVLPKDTPKEGYLCGSPGMINACIQVFEKYGVKDVYYDKFA is encoded by the coding sequence ATGACTTTGCTGATAGCACCTATCGTAGTTTCACTAATAAGTGGAGGACTAGCTTTAGTTATTGCGATAGTTGATGGAATAGTGAATAATTACGGTGAAGTAGATATCGATATAAACGATGGCAAGAAGGTATTGAAAGTTAAAGGCGGAGCACCATTATTGCAGACTTTGAGTTCACAAGGTATATTTGTGCCTTCCGCTTGCGGAGGTCGTGGTAGCTGTGGTGCATGTAAAGTAAAGGTTTTATCAGATGTAGGACCTCATCTCCCAACGGAATTACCTTATATGTCAAAAGAGGAAATACAACAAAACATAAGATTATCTTGTCAAATTAAGCTTAAAAAGCCTATAAAGATTTATCTCCCTGAAGAATTGTTCAACATCCGTAAATTCAAAGGCATTGTCGAAAGTTTGAAAGACGTTACTTACGATATTAAAGAGTTGAGAATTCGACTTGTTGAACCGAATGAAATAAATTTTAAAGCTGGACAATACGTACAACTCGTTATTCCACCTTACGAAAATGTCAAAGAATCAACTCAAAGAGCGTACTCTATTTCTTCAGCACCAAGCGATAAAAATCACGTGGAATTGCTTATAAGGCTTGTGCCAGGTGGTATAGCAACAACTTATGTGCATAAATACATGAAGGAAGGCGATGTTGTAGAAGTTGTTGGTCCTTTTGGAGAGTTCTATATGAGGGATACAAACGCCGATATGGTTATGGTAGCTGGTGGTAGTGGTATGGCACCTATAAAGTCGATAATTTTGGATATGTTGGAACGCGGAATAACCAATAGAAACGTATGGTATTTCTTCGGTGCAAGGAGCAAACGTGACTTATATTACGTTGAAATGTTCAGAGAAATAGAAAAGAAATGGCCAAATTTCCACTTTATTCCCGCGCTCTCTGACCCTCTTCCAGAAGACAACTGGGATGGTGAAACTGGGCTTATAACAAATGTCCTTGATAAATACTTACAGACTGTTTTACCAAAAGATACCCCAAAAGAAGGGTATCTATGTGGTAGCCCAGGGATGATAAATGCATGTATTCAAGTTTTTGAAAAATATGGGGTAAAGGATGTGTACTACGATAAATTCGCATAA
- a CDS encoding metal-dependent hydrolase gives MKLTFLGHAVLLISDIEGKYNVIIDPFITGNPAYPKDFQLPKIDYIMVTHGHGDHLGDTVELCKKYNSTVISNFEICNYLQLKGCKIHPMHVGGVYYFEFGKVKLTPAIHGSGIHEGDKVLYGGNPCGFLIKVEGKNIYHAGDTGLTKEFELLKDIDVAFLPIGGNFVMDVEDALVALEMIKPKIVVPIHYNTWDIIKADEQKFKEGAEKLGIKCVILKPGESLEI, from the coding sequence ATGAAACTTACGTTCTTGGGGCACGCTGTTTTATTGATAAGTGATATAGAAGGAAAGTACAACGTTATTATCGACCCATTCATAACAGGTAACCCTGCATATCCAAAAGATTTTCAACTTCCAAAAATTGATTACATTATGGTAACCCACGGACATGGGGATCACCTTGGAGATACTGTTGAGCTTTGCAAAAAGTATAACTCAACGGTCATTTCCAATTTCGAAATATGCAATTACCTTCAACTGAAAGGTTGCAAGATACATCCAATGCATGTTGGAGGGGTGTATTACTTTGAATTTGGAAAAGTGAAGCTTACACCCGCTATTCACGGTTCTGGAATTCATGAAGGAGATAAAGTACTTTACGGTGGTAACCCATGTGGCTTTTTGATTAAAGTGGAAGGGAAAAATATATACCACGCTGGCGATACTGGTCTTACAAAAGAATTTGAACTTCTAAAGGATATAGATGTGGCGTTCTTACCAATAGGTGGTAATTTTGTTATGGATGTTGAAGATGCTCTGGTTGCACTTGAAATGATTAAACCAAAGATAGTTGTCCCAATACATTATAATACGTGGGATATAATAAAAGCTGATGAACAGAAATTTAAGGAAGGCGCAGAAAAACTTGGGATAAAGTGCGTGATTTTGAAACCGGGAGAAAGCTTAGAAATTTAA
- a CDS encoding DEAD/DEAH box helicase: MVNTGSVLDETKNYERFEDFGLSEEILLAIQKKGYEKPTEIQKIVLPYALSTDKDLIAQAQTGTGKTAAFGIPLLERIDFKANKFVKAIIVTPTRELALQIFEELKSLKGTKRVKITTLYGGQSLEKQFKDLEKGVDIVVGTPGRIIDHLNRDTLDLSHVEYLVLDEADRMLDMGFLDDVLEIIKRTGENKRTFLFSATMPKEIVDIARKFMKEYIHVSTVKDELTTENAEQLYFEVDEKDKLPLLCRIIDMNPDFYGIVFCQTKLEVDEISKKLLDLGYNADGLHGDYSQYQRERVLDKFRKKQLRILVTTDVAARGIDIDGLTHVINYSVPRDPEYYVHRIGRTGRAGKKGFAITFVTRDDYFHFARVKRFAKAKIIKDSIPQVEDILNRQLEKLLDTLKNAPKVSNELYKRAAQQIIEEMGPTEAVEMLLHTLIKDKIDVSRYGDVKPKNFSKGREQNFGDSNKNVDSGSVRLFVNMGSSKGLDKKKLVEFISERTGVEPSNINNVKVFENFSFIDVSEFDAEVILKTLNPKRGKNSRSKPLVERAREKRENRENRESKERKSRT, translated from the coding sequence ATGGTAAACACGGGAAGTGTATTAGACGAAACAAAAAACTACGAGAGATTTGAAGATTTTGGCTTGAGTGAAGAAATTCTCTTGGCTATTCAAAAGAAAGGCTATGAAAAACCCACGGAAATACAAAAAATTGTTTTACCTTACGCTTTATCAACTGATAAGGATTTGATAGCTCAAGCACAAACAGGAACAGGTAAAACGGCAGCATTTGGAATACCTTTGCTTGAAAGGATAGATTTCAAGGCAAACAAATTTGTAAAGGCTATAATAGTTACACCTACGCGCGAATTAGCGTTGCAAATCTTCGAAGAACTGAAAAGTTTGAAAGGTACCAAACGAGTTAAAATAACAACACTTTACGGTGGTCAATCACTTGAAAAGCAATTCAAAGACCTTGAAAAAGGTGTTGATATAGTAGTTGGCACACCGGGTAGAATTATAGACCACCTAAATCGTGACACTCTTGACCTTTCACATGTGGAATATCTTGTCCTTGATGAAGCCGATAGAATGCTTGACATGGGATTTTTAGATGATGTACTTGAAATAATTAAGAGAACTGGCGAAAATAAGAGAACATTTCTTTTTTCTGCGACGATGCCAAAAGAAATAGTTGATATAGCAAGAAAATTCATGAAAGAATATATACACGTATCAACGGTTAAAGATGAACTTACGACAGAAAATGCGGAGCAACTTTACTTTGAAGTCGATGAAAAGGATAAATTGCCATTACTCTGCAGAATTATCGACATGAATCCAGATTTTTACGGTATCGTTTTTTGCCAGACAAAATTAGAAGTTGATGAAATATCCAAAAAACTCTTGGACCTTGGTTACAATGCAGATGGTCTCCATGGTGATTACTCTCAATACCAAAGAGAAAGAGTACTTGATAAATTTAGAAAAAAGCAATTGAGAATATTAGTCACGACAGATGTGGCAGCTCGTGGTATTGATATTGATGGGCTGACGCATGTTATAAATTATTCTGTTCCAAGAGATCCTGAGTATTACGTACACAGAATTGGAAGAACTGGAAGAGCTGGAAAAAAAGGTTTTGCTATCACATTCGTCACAAGAGATGATTACTTCCACTTTGCGAGAGTTAAGAGATTTGCTAAGGCAAAGATAATCAAAGATTCAATCCCGCAGGTTGAAGACATACTTAACAGGCAACTTGAAAAACTTTTAGATACTTTAAAAAATGCACCAAAAGTTTCAAACGAACTTTACAAAAGAGCAGCTCAACAAATTATCGAGGAAATGGGACCAACTGAAGCTGTTGAAATGCTTCTCCATACTTTGATAAAAGATAAGATAGATGTATCAAGGTATGGTGATGTAAAACCGAAGAACTTTTCTAAAGGAAGAGAACAAAATTTTGGGGATTCAAACAAAAATGTTGATTCTGGAAGTGTAAGATTATTCGTAAATATGGGCAGTTCAAAAGGACTAGATAAGAAAAAGCTTGTAGAGTTCATATCTGAAAGAACGGGTGTTGAGCCATCTAATATCAACAATGTAAAAGTCTTTGAAAATTTCTCTTTCATAGATGTAAGTGAATTTGACGCAGAAGTTATATTGAAGACATTAAATCCAAAAAGGGGTAAAAATTCACGCTCTAAACCTCTCGTTGAAAGAGCGAGGGAAAAAAGAGAAAATAGGGAAAATAGAGAAAGCAAAGAAAGAAAATCAAGAACTTAA
- a CDS encoding cysteine hydrolase family protein — MKALLIVDLQNDFAKPGGALYFPGAENVIPNIVKIVEEFKAQNLPIIYTKDWHEDNDYEFSIWGVHCLHDTHGSEIVDELKKALEDYQNKYEIKKSRYSGFYGTNLDELLKKLGVTEVHVGGLVTHICVLFTVEELRNRGIETIVHSNCVDSFDKSMHEFALREMKEVLLAKVI; from the coding sequence ATGAAAGCTTTACTCATAGTTGATTTACAAAATGATTTTGCTAAACCAGGCGGTGCTTTGTATTTTCCAGGTGCAGAGAATGTTATTCCTAACATAGTTAAGATCGTCGAAGAATTCAAAGCACAGAATTTACCGATAATTTACACAAAAGATTGGCACGAAGATAACGATTACGAATTCTCCATTTGGGGAGTGCATTGTTTACACGATACCCATGGTAGCGAAATAGTTGATGAACTTAAAAAAGCGCTCGAAGATTATCAGAACAAATACGAAATCAAAAAGAGCAGATACTCTGGTTTTTACGGCACAAATCTTGATGAACTGCTCAAAAAGTTAGGCGTAACTGAGGTTCACGTTGGAGGATTGGTAACCCATATATGCGTTTTGTTTACCGTTGAAGAGTTGAGAAATAGAGGTATTGAGACAATAGTTCATTCAAATTGTGTGGATAGTTTTGATAAATCAATGCACGAATTCGCACTTAGAGAAATGAAAGAGGTTTTGCTAGCAAAGGTTATCTAA
- a CDS encoding transcription repressor NadR has translation MERRYEIIEILKKSKSPVKGKDLSDILGVSRQIIVYDIARLREEGYKIVSTRDGYVLDTGGKVRRTIAFKHTADDIYDELKTIVENGGKVIDVIVEHPIYGEITGRIDVSSIDDVEKFISLLKASNTKPLLEISGGIHLHTIEAPDEETMERILKAVEKYRLI, from the coding sequence ATGGAGCGAAGGTACGAAATTATCGAGATACTCAAAAAATCAAAATCTCCTGTGAAGGGTAAAGATTTATCGGATATATTAGGAGTAAGTCGCCAAATTATTGTTTATGACATCGCAAGACTTAGGGAAGAAGGGTACAAAATCGTATCAACGCGTGATGGGTACGTACTTGACACAGGTGGAAAAGTTAGAAGAACAATAGCTTTTAAGCACACAGCGGATGATATATACGATGAGTTGAAAACCATTGTAGAAAACGGTGGAAAAGTTATAGATGTTATAGTAGAGCATCCGATATATGGTGAGATAACGGGTAGGATAGATGTTTCTTCTATTGACGATGTAGAGAAATTTATCTCTCTTTTAAAGGCATCTAACACCAAGCCACTTTTAGAGATATCTGGTGGGATACACCTTCACACCATAGAAGCTCCTGATGAGGAAACCATGGAAAGAATTTTGAAAGCTGTTGAAAAGTATAGATTAATTTAA
- a CDS encoding bifunctional UDP-sugar hydrolase/5'-nucleotidase, translating to MKKFLIVLLLVLLSLFAFAVKITVFHINDTHGHAWSFTDSAGNIIGGFATVASIIDAERSVNPNVIFLHAGDINTGVPESDLMNAIPDIFALNRMRLAAATVGNHEFDKPRDVLMKQISWAKFPFLSANIYKDGKPLFTPYIIKEVGGVKVAIVGFTTEHTKILEGPNSEDLEFKNVIEVAKQLIPELKKQANVVIALTHLGVGQGYSELYTTADQLAKEVEGIDLIIDGHSHTQMTQPMVVNGVPIVQAFEWAKVLGRADIEVENGKVVKIDWQAIPVIQSKVVGKDESGKNIYQVVTKEALYVKTPLDYFKKLGGAKLDTVIGTTEILLDGERANVRSKTTNLANLIADSMIWKTGADVALTNGGGIRASIKQGNITIRDVLTVLPFGNTLYVLEMKGSDLIKVFEYAATVPNGQGAFLQVAGATWKSESGKLTEVLVGGKPIDPEKVYKVVTNDYMAAGGDGYSMLKGQKGYNTFYVMADVVVEYIQKALGGKITSYDDKPRVERK from the coding sequence ATGAAAAAGTTTCTGATAGTTCTTTTGTTAGTTCTTTTGAGCTTATTTGCATTTGCGGTTAAGATTACTGTTTTCCACATTAACGACACCCACGGTCACGCATGGTCATTTACAGATTCTGCAGGTAATATAATCGGTGGATTTGCAACGGTTGCATCTATTATCGATGCAGAAAGAAGTGTCAATCCTAACGTAATTTTCTTACATGCTGGCGATATCAACACAGGTGTTCCTGAGTCAGACTTAATGAACGCTATACCGGATATATTTGCACTTAACAGAATGAGATTGGCAGCTGCAACAGTTGGCAACCATGAATTTGATAAACCAAGAGATGTGTTAATGAAACAAATATCATGGGCAAAATTCCCATTCTTAAGTGCAAATATCTATAAAGATGGAAAGCCACTCTTTACGCCTTATATCATAAAGGAAGTTGGCGGGGTTAAGGTAGCAATCGTTGGTTTCACAACAGAACACACGAAGATATTGGAGGGACCAAACTCTGAAGATCTCGAATTTAAAAATGTTATAGAAGTTGCTAAACAATTAATTCCTGAATTGAAAAAACAAGCAAATGTTGTTATTGCTTTAACGCACCTCGGTGTTGGACAAGGTTACTCTGAACTTTACACAACAGCCGATCAACTTGCGAAAGAAGTTGAAGGAATTGATTTAATTATCGATGGTCACAGCCACACTCAAATGACACAACCGATGGTTGTAAATGGTGTACCAATTGTTCAAGCGTTTGAATGGGCAAAGGTATTGGGAAGAGCTGATATCGAAGTTGAAAATGGAAAAGTTGTAAAAATAGACTGGCAAGCTATACCGGTAATTCAATCAAAAGTTGTTGGAAAAGATGAATCAGGGAAGAATATCTACCAAGTTGTTACAAAAGAAGCTTTGTACGTTAAGACACCGCTCGATTACTTCAAAAAACTCGGTGGTGCAAAACTTGACACAGTTATAGGAACAACAGAGATATTATTAGACGGTGAAAGAGCAAACGTTAGATCAAAAACAACAAACCTTGCAAACCTTATAGCTGATTCCATGATTTGGAAAACGGGTGCTGATGTTGCTTTGACAAACGGTGGAGGAATTAGAGCATCAATAAAACAAGGTAATATAACAATAAGAGACGTGCTTACGGTTCTTCCATTTGGAAACACTCTCTATGTGCTTGAAATGAAAGGTTCTGACTTAATAAAGGTATTTGAATATGCTGCAACTGTACCAAATGGCCAAGGTGCGTTCCTACAAGTTGCTGGCGCAACATGGAAATCAGAAAGTGGAAAATTAACAGAAGTGCTTGTTGGTGGGAAACCAATAGACCCAGAAAAAGTCTATAAAGTTGTTACAAATGACTATATGGCAGCTGGTGGAGACGGTTACTCCATGTTGAAAGGTCAAAAAGGTTACAACACATTCTACGTAATGGCAGATGTTGTTGTTGAGTATATCCAAAAAGCGTTGGGTGGAAAAATAACATCTTACGATGACAAACCAAGAGTGGAAAGAAAGTAA
- a CDS encoding RMD1 family protein yields MQYKFTVLDLGDDIDIKRLMREKSSHIEYIRWEEPFKFRYSEGMVYVYSFGAVVGINIPSKQFNSLLSELDEYVIGDVKHTSIETLEIFQGKDKDIEIHEDKIYLPKIDDGIIYITSFVLAQSVSLNRIEQKTNILIDEIEKFLSTKGKIAKGRKSLSLAMKILKTRHEILSDIMILDKPDLAWENELYDQLYQKLSRYYELSRRYKNVTTKLDHAFEVASVLLEIHSESKANFLEWMIILLFVVEIAMTLIEKIF; encoded by the coding sequence ATGCAATATAAGTTTACAGTTTTGGATTTAGGTGATGATATTGATATAAAAAGATTGATGCGTGAAAAATCATCACATATTGAGTATATAAGGTGGGAAGAACCTTTTAAATTCAGGTACTCCGAGGGAATGGTTTATGTATACTCATTTGGGGCTGTTGTAGGAATAAACATACCATCTAAACAGTTTAACTCACTCCTTTCAGAGCTAGACGAGTATGTCATTGGAGATGTAAAGCACACTTCAATAGAAACTTTGGAAATTTTCCAAGGTAAAGACAAAGATATAGAGATACACGAAGATAAGATTTACTTGCCAAAGATAGATGATGGAATAATCTATATCACTTCTTTTGTACTCGCGCAGAGCGTTTCGTTAAATAGGATTGAGCAAAAAACCAATATTCTGATAGACGAAATAGAGAAATTTCTTTCAACAAAAGGGAAAATAGCAAAAGGTAGAAAATCTTTGAGTCTTGCTATGAAAATTCTTAAAACACGCCATGAGATACTCTCAGATATAATGATTTTAGACAAACCAGATTTGGCATGGGAAAATGAATTATACGATCAACTTTACCAAAAACTTTCAAGGTATTATGAACTCTCAAGGAGATATAAGAATGTAACGACAAAATTAGACCATGCGTTTGAAGTTGCATCGGTTTTGCTCGAAATTCATAGTGAAAGTAAGGCAAACTTCCTTGAATGGATGATAATCCTTCTTTTTGTTGTAGAAATAGCTATGACTCTTATTGAAAAAATTTTTTAA